The Lewinellaceae bacterium genome has a segment encoding these proteins:
- a CDS encoding HAD family hydrolase, giving the protein MAKGFLIDMDGVIYSGNDLIPGADKFIENLKKKKVPFLFLTNNSQRTPRDVVNKLTGLGIEAEEKEVFTSAMATGWFLSRQKPGGTAYVLGEGGLLTSIHEYGYSLATHNPDFVVVGEGRNFTLEMVNNAVDMILDGAKLVATNLDPSPKIKGWNNLGIKAVIAMIEEATGIKAFSVGKPSPVMMRVARKKLGLMTEETTMIGDTMATDILGGIQMGYRTILTLSGVTKEENIKEFAFSPDLIVKTAADIDLTTWLK; this is encoded by the coding sequence ATGGCAAAAGGATTTTTAATCGATATGGACGGTGTTATCTACAGCGGTAATGACCTTATCCCCGGAGCAGATAAATTTATTGAAAATTTAAAGAAAAAAAAGGTGCCCTTTTTGTTTCTTACCAACAACAGTCAGCGCACCCCCAGGGATGTGGTCAATAAACTTACCGGGCTGGGAATCGAGGCGGAAGAAAAAGAGGTCTTTACCAGTGCTATGGCTACCGGCTGGTTTTTATCAAGACAGAAGCCCGGTGGGACGGCATACGTGCTCGGAGAAGGGGGACTCCTGACCAGTATCCATGAATATGGCTATTCTTTGGCGACACACAATCCAGATTTTGTAGTAGTAGGAGAGGGGCGTAATTTTACATTGGAAATGGTGAATAATGCGGTGGATATGATCCTCGACGGCGCAAAACTCGTTGCCACCAACCTGGATCCTTCTCCAAAAATAAAGGGTTGGAACAACCTGGGGATCAAGGCGGTGATCGCCATGATTGAGGAGGCTACAGGCATTAAGGCTTTTTCCGTGGGAAAACCCAGCCCGGTAATGATGCGCGTGGCCAGGAAGAAACTGGGCCTTATGACCGAGGAAACGACGATGATCGGCGACACCATGGCTACGGATATTTTGGGTGGCATTCAGATGGGATATAGGACCATACTTACGCTTTCCGGGGTTACCAAGGAGGAAAACATTAAAGAATTCGCATTTAGTCCCGATTTGATTGTAAAAACGGCGGCTGATATCGACCTTACTACCTGGCTGAAATAA